The proteins below come from a single Pararge aegeria chromosome 23, ilParAegt1.1, whole genome shotgun sequence genomic window:
- the LOC120634355 gene encoding uncharacterized protein LOC120634355, with product MSDTFLPTALYEHDHEDISLDLSSQDLISVPEINNEFLSVLYLQSNNLTYLPEDIFNSLPNLKWFDLRDNKLTDIPKTVKYHRSLTHILLQNNKITTLPNEIGTVTSLKVLQLSGNPLMYPPRDVIKAGTESILKFLNEKFVEETLEESRSNVSDKASTSDCLVKSGLVARSYNSVIDGPRIPPHKTLSVQFSERDYVDDDEELYSRTKEKCPKLAKSRSKPLPPYCQSAKYLRPLVACPKMEQEGKLRQSLLKDMALKKQKDLIARRDKIIQGKRNIELLKNWRKNYRHRQLTLSVQDNKYKLTAKTYPYDTNPEYMSLLSREDIEKDLPDKYRKGLHRRPKPTVPRKSNNDVNLAMKIKKLFENLEAIDLNRDTMSPRTEQRVLLEEIQKISEIKQKLMEISTTNSRSVSVE from the exons ATGTCTGATACTTTCTTGCCAACTGCTTTATATGAACATGATCATGAAGACATAAGTTTAGACCTTTCATCACAAGATTTAATTTCCGTTCctgaaattaataatgaattctTAAGT GTTCTTTACTTGCAGAGCAATAATTTAACATACCTGCCTGAAGATATTTTCAATTCACTACCAAATTTAAAATGGTTTGACTTACGAGATAATAAACTAACGGATattccaaaaacagtgaaatatCACCGATCACTTACtcatattttactacaaaataataaaattacaacttTACCAAACGAAATAGGTACAGTGACAAGTTTAAAAGTGCTCCAGTTGAGCGGAAATCCGCTAATGTACCCGCCAAGAGACGTGATTAAAGCGGGAACTGAAAGTATTTTGAAGTTTCTGAACGAAAAATTCGTTGAAGAAACGCTGGAAGAATCGAGGTCTAATGTATCGGATAAGGCAAGTACAAGCGATTGTTTAGTTAAGTCAGGTTTGGTCGCTCGGAGCTACAACTCAGTTATAGACGGCCCTAGAATACCGCCACATAAAACATTGTCTGTACAATTTAGTGAGAGAGACTATGTTGACGACGACGAAGAATTGTATTCAAGGACGAAAGAGAAATGTCCCAAATTAGCGAAAAGTCGATCAAAACCTTTACCACCGTATTGCCAGAGCGCCAAATATTTAAGACCACTGGTAGCTTGTCCCAAGATGGAGCAAGAAGGGAAATTGAGGCAAAGTTTGCTAAAAGACATGGCTTTGAAGAAACAGAAAGATCTTATAGCGAGAAGGGATAAAATCATACAAGGAAAGAG AAATATCGAACTCTTAAAGAACTGGCGTAAAAACTACAGACACAGACAGCTAACTCTGTCAGTCCAAGACAACAAATATAAACTCACGGCTAAAACCTATCCATATGATACGAACCCTGAATACATGAGCCTTTTATCACGTGAGGACATAGAGAAAGACCTACCTGATAAATATAGGAAGGGGTTGCATCGGAGGCCTAAACCAACCGTGCCGAGAAAGAGCAACAATGATGTGAATCTAGCTATGAAGATTAAGAAGTTGTTCGAAAATCTGGAAGCTATCGATTTGAACAGGGATACCATGTCGCCGAGGACTGAGCAGAGAGTTCTCTTAGAGGAGATACAAAAG ATAtcggaaataaaacaaaaactaatggAGATCTCGACTACAAATTCAAGATCGGTTTCAGTGGAATAA
- the LOC120634406 gene encoding negative elongation factor A isoform X1, whose translation MANVRDSDTSLWLHNKLGTSNDSWTTGSICTQLNAEVLKNIKDCFPDLQTQVKLKLLLSFFHIPRRNVEEWKNELEEIIEVAGVDSDLWVAMLAEVLKTFPSAGTLNTEIAEFDETRPIFSDMIAELRRALAKHSDLGLLPLECLYLNKNALVSVVGQQPNPVKHFTLKRKPKSVALRSELLAKAAEVQANQKKAQAPTVPVRSRGMPRKMTDTTPLKGLPSRWAARTGARVPPIVRPPPRTGIKLLDITEQPATHAQIKKRRKLEMEEGAKKAPPVAPSSPPPDYAKGLNYQMPKADDPAPPAASTESVPETAEPTNEVENPPSPAPAQPAPPILVQQGTGAKPIVIGQQQKLIIAGQAGGKPVLLSAQNLLNTSAVILQGGGKAVLLQNIKPMSQQVVQQTPQPAIQHQIAHPQPVQQVPVAAVQPQAQPQPQTQPQPQPQTPAQPQQATQPLLPRRGLSLTREQMMEAQDMFRNANRVTRPEKALILGFMAGSRDNPCPNLGNIVTIKLSENIENVLQSDDTYLTMLSEMHFQMNYNNGQWTRLKKYRHIDGMVPQKIPPGSTVIAANNQQPVVSIANQSVS comes from the exons ATGGCGAACGTTCGGGATAGTGACACATCGTTGTGGCTCCACAATAAACTCGGAACATCGAATGATTCTTGGACTACTGGCTCAATTTGTACCCAATTAAACGCTGAAGTTCTTAAGAATATCAAGGATTGTTTTCCAGATCTCCAAACACAAGTGAAACTTAAATTATTGCTAAGTTTCTTTCATATCCCGCGTAGAAATGTTGAAGAG tggaAAAATGAGCTTGAAGAAATTATTGAGGTTGCAGGAGTGGATTCAGATCTCTGGGTTGCCATGCTTGCAGAAGTCCTCAAAACTTTCCCCTCGGCGGGGACCCTTAACACAGAGATAGCAGAGTTTGATGAGACTCGTCCCATCTTTAGCGACATGATAGCTGAGCTTAGGAGGGCTCTAGCTAAACATTCAGACCTTGGACTGTTACCTCTTGAGtgcctttatttaaataaaaatgccttAGTATCTGtg GTAGGGCAACAACCCAATCCAGTCAAGCACTTTACACTAAAACGTAAACCTAAGTCTGTTGCTTTAAGAAGTGAACTGCTAGCCAAGGCTGCAGAAGTTCAGGCCAATCAGAAAAAAGCGCAAGCACCAACCGTGCCTGTCCGGAGCCGCGGCATGCCTAGAAAGATGACTGACACCA CGCCTCTCAAAGGCCTCCCGTCCCGGTGGGCAGCCCGTACCGGAGCCAGAGTGCCACCCATAGTGCGGCCACCGCCACGCACCGGCATCAAACTTTTAGACATCACGGAACAACCAGCGACGCACGCGCAGATCAAGAAACGGAGGAAGCTTG AAATGGAGGAAGGAGCGAAGAAGGCCCCCCCGGTCGCGCCCTCTTCGCCCCCGCCTGATTACGCGAAAGGTCTCAACTACCAGATGCCAAAAGCCGACGACCCCGCACCCC CCGCAGCGAGCACCGAGTCTGTACCCGAAACGGCAGAACCGACGAACGAAGTGGAAAACCCCCCTTCCCCTGCGCCCGCGCAACCCGCCCCGCCTATACTAGTACAACAG GGCACTGGTGCAAAGCCAATAGTAATAGGTCAGCAACAGAAGCTCATAATAGCTGGGCAAGCGGGCGGGAAACCTGTGTTACTGTCCGCACAGAATTTACTCAACACATCCGCCGTTATACTGCAGGGAGGCGGCAAGGCTGTTTTACTGCAGAATATCAAACCT ATGTCCCAGCAAGTAGTCCAACAGACGCCGCAACCTGCTATACAACATCAAATAGCGCATCca CAACCCGTGCAACAAGTTCCCGTGGCGGCTGTCCAACCGCAGGCGCAGCCGCAACCGCAAACGCAGCCGCAACCGCAACCTCAGACGCCTGCGCAACCACAGCAAGCCACACAACCGCTGTTGCCGCGTAGAGGGCTGTCACTAACG AGAGAACAAATGATGGAGGCTCAAGACATGTTCCGGAACGCCAATCGCGTCACAAGGCCTGAAAAAGCGCTTATACTCGGCTTTATGGCTGGCTCCAGAG ATAACCCCTGTCCGAACCTCGGCAACATAGTGACAATAAAACTGTCCGAGAACATAGAGAATGTACTGCAATCGGACGACACCTACCTCACAATGCTTTCGGAAATGCACTTCCAAATGAACTATAATAACGGGCAGTGGACCAGGCTGAAGAAGTACAGGCATATTGATGGAATG GTGCCACAGAAGATACCGCCCGGTTCAACAGTCATCGCGGCAAACAACCAGCAACCAGTTGTGTCTATTGCCAACCAGAGTGTCAGTTAA
- the LOC120634406 gene encoding negative elongation factor A isoform X2: protein MANVRDSDTSLWLHNKLGTSNDSWTTGSICTQLNAEVLKNIKDCFPDLQTQVKLKLLLSFFHIPRRNVEEWKNELEEIIEVAGVDSDLWVAMLAEVLKTFPSAGTLNTEIAEFDETRPIFSDMIAELRRALAKHSDLGLLPLECLYLNKNALVSVVGQQPNPVKHFTLKRKPKSVALRSELLAKAAEVQANQKKAQAPTVPVRSRGMPRKMTDTTPLKGLPSRWAARTGARVPPIVRPPPRTGIKLLDITEQPATHAQIKKRRKLEMEEGAKKAPPVAPSSPPPDYAKGLNYQMPKADDPAPPSTESVPETAEPTNEVENPPSPAPAQPAPPILVQQGTGAKPIVIGQQQKLIIAGQAGGKPVLLSAQNLLNTSAVILQGGGKAVLLQNIKPMSQQVVQQTPQPAIQHQIAHPQPVQQVPVAAVQPQAQPQPQTQPQPQPQTPAQPQQATQPLLPRRGLSLTREQMMEAQDMFRNANRVTRPEKALILGFMAGSRDNPCPNLGNIVTIKLSENIENVLQSDDTYLTMLSEMHFQMNYNNGQWTRLKKYRHIDGMVPQKIPPGSTVIAANNQQPVVSIANQSVS, encoded by the exons ATGGCGAACGTTCGGGATAGTGACACATCGTTGTGGCTCCACAATAAACTCGGAACATCGAATGATTCTTGGACTACTGGCTCAATTTGTACCCAATTAAACGCTGAAGTTCTTAAGAATATCAAGGATTGTTTTCCAGATCTCCAAACACAAGTGAAACTTAAATTATTGCTAAGTTTCTTTCATATCCCGCGTAGAAATGTTGAAGAG tggaAAAATGAGCTTGAAGAAATTATTGAGGTTGCAGGAGTGGATTCAGATCTCTGGGTTGCCATGCTTGCAGAAGTCCTCAAAACTTTCCCCTCGGCGGGGACCCTTAACACAGAGATAGCAGAGTTTGATGAGACTCGTCCCATCTTTAGCGACATGATAGCTGAGCTTAGGAGGGCTCTAGCTAAACATTCAGACCTTGGACTGTTACCTCTTGAGtgcctttatttaaataaaaatgccttAGTATCTGtg GTAGGGCAACAACCCAATCCAGTCAAGCACTTTACACTAAAACGTAAACCTAAGTCTGTTGCTTTAAGAAGTGAACTGCTAGCCAAGGCTGCAGAAGTTCAGGCCAATCAGAAAAAAGCGCAAGCACCAACCGTGCCTGTCCGGAGCCGCGGCATGCCTAGAAAGATGACTGACACCA CGCCTCTCAAAGGCCTCCCGTCCCGGTGGGCAGCCCGTACCGGAGCCAGAGTGCCACCCATAGTGCGGCCACCGCCACGCACCGGCATCAAACTTTTAGACATCACGGAACAACCAGCGACGCACGCGCAGATCAAGAAACGGAGGAAGCTTG AAATGGAGGAAGGAGCGAAGAAGGCCCCCCCGGTCGCGCCCTCTTCGCCCCCGCCTGATTACGCGAAAGGTCTCAACTACCAGATGCCAAAAGCCGACGACCCCGCACCCC CGAGCACCGAGTCTGTACCCGAAACGGCAGAACCGACGAACGAAGTGGAAAACCCCCCTTCCCCTGCGCCCGCGCAACCCGCCCCGCCTATACTAGTACAACAG GGCACTGGTGCAAAGCCAATAGTAATAGGTCAGCAACAGAAGCTCATAATAGCTGGGCAAGCGGGCGGGAAACCTGTGTTACTGTCCGCACAGAATTTACTCAACACATCCGCCGTTATACTGCAGGGAGGCGGCAAGGCTGTTTTACTGCAGAATATCAAACCT ATGTCCCAGCAAGTAGTCCAACAGACGCCGCAACCTGCTATACAACATCAAATAGCGCATCca CAACCCGTGCAACAAGTTCCCGTGGCGGCTGTCCAACCGCAGGCGCAGCCGCAACCGCAAACGCAGCCGCAACCGCAACCTCAGACGCCTGCGCAACCACAGCAAGCCACACAACCGCTGTTGCCGCGTAGAGGGCTGTCACTAACG AGAGAACAAATGATGGAGGCTCAAGACATGTTCCGGAACGCCAATCGCGTCACAAGGCCTGAAAAAGCGCTTATACTCGGCTTTATGGCTGGCTCCAGAG ATAACCCCTGTCCGAACCTCGGCAACATAGTGACAATAAAACTGTCCGAGAACATAGAGAATGTACTGCAATCGGACGACACCTACCTCACAATGCTTTCGGAAATGCACTTCCAAATGAACTATAATAACGGGCAGTGGACCAGGCTGAAGAAGTACAGGCATATTGATGGAATG GTGCCACAGAAGATACCGCCCGGTTCAACAGTCATCGCGGCAAACAACCAGCAACCAGTTGTGTCTATTGCCAACCAGAGTGTCAGTTAA